The stretch of DNA TAGTACATTTACCCTCATTCATTTAAATtacattagaaaaaaagatattgtCACTGTGTACAAACTACAAACAAGATTCTACATATTGATCTCGCTTAGTGTTGTCTATGTTCCTCTCAAAGTGTAGTACTATAGCTTCAAATAGCAAATACTAGAATCCCATACTAGCGTAACTCTTCTGCATCAAACTCCATTTGAACTTCGTATAAGCCATCCGAAACCATCATATCTTCCACTTTACACATCCGAAATTATTTGGATTTTGGAGGGTCATGATTACACTTGAGCCACCCTTCTGTCGGCATCCTCCATGGCATTGATCTGGTGCTTCATAAACACATTTAGTTTGTATTGAATAATTTAAGAAATCCATATAGCTAGCCACACGGATAGAGAGGTAGAAAGTAAATTAGAGACATCTTATATGAATCTTTCCATTCAAGCAACAAACTTTTATCTATgttactttttatcatttcttttggAACAACCTTTTAATTGATTTATTCAGAGCATTCCtaagaaatttttgtttaataaatataataacttttattttctcttcacGAAGTTTCTTTTACGTTTTATAGCAAAATGACTGTTACATTCATTCAactcatatataataatactttTAATCTCGTGTACACTATGATATATAACCAGAAAGCATTAGTATCGAAGAATTTAATTGGCGTATTCAGTTTTCTGTCACAACTTAATTAGTGTACTTACAAACAATTTTCACATGGATTTCTATATAAAAACGATTGATGTTTGGTTAGATTTGGAGTCTTCAAAATGAATTTCAGATTTTGAACTGAAATGAAACTTACTCCTTAAGTTAgcaacttttaaaattaaaaaagaaaggtgCGATATAGAACTTTCCAAACATTATTGAACATGTTCTGATACTTGACTAAACCATATTGAAAGAGATGGCATAATCACTTTAATTATACAACACACACATCTTatctatatatgatttaaatattctaaaaaaaaaaaaattaacgtcTAAATATGTATGCTTAATGCTTGGGTACGTCCCAGTCTCACTGCCTAATAAGATTACAAGAAAACGGGATTTAATCTGAATCAATATTTAACTATACAGTTACATAGTTTacataatcaaattaatataagtCTTGAACACGTTTTTGTATCGAGTCAGTTAGTCAGGGTTACGTGTAATTGGTATATATAAACTAACTAGTTTATGATCCCGTACATACGCACCGatttaaaaatgttgaaatcATTATGATTTATTCTCAATTTATGTGTTCATAgatcttaaaatatatttacatctaatcgaaatttgaattcaaaaacTAATCGTatggtttaaaaatatttttcatggCTGgccagaaaaaaattataacaaccTAGCTCACattcataaaatgttttttttttctttttttacaaagaGGGATCATATAGTTacagttattttgtttgatgtatatttgtttaattttgattaaatttaataattattaaaattacatgTGTCAAGATATAATTGGTCAAGTGACATATAATTTATAGTAGAGAGGATTTCGAGATCTATTATCATCCATGTAATGTAAGTATGTAACTGTCTAATTGGTATAAACAAATCATACGGATTCATCATCCATGGAATTGTATGTACATCTGTTACAAATAATACAACTAAATTTAAGATAAATCCCTAGATTTAACATTATGcacatatttagaaaataaataaaaaatgaacaacgttgaaaaaataaaaatgaacaaCGTGAGATGTCTGTGTAATCAGAAACAATTGGGGTCTTTTCTATAGTCGCATTCTGGCTTAGTTGagtcgtttttttctttctttgacaGGTTGATTTTGGAACAATTGCAAGATATATTACTATGAGATAATGTAtagatttaatttatttctatgaACTGTTTAAGTGTTTATAACTATTACGGGAATAGTCGTCATAAGAGAATATTAcggaaaaaaaactcagaaaataTAATGTTCACTATCATTTCATTAAGTTTAACCTTGGTTGGTAGGTGCCAGCTCATTTTCTTTAATAGCCACATTGCACACATATAATGTTGAGATTTATatgtaaatgttttaaatatgcCAAACTTTTACTAGTATATGTTTTCGATCCCCAAATAATCTAACGTAGTATTCATTACTAAGGTGtcgactggttctcccgctacctcccgcaaacgctgcgtttgcgggtagtagcggttgctagcgattggtgcCAATCATACAAACCGCTTCCAATCGCTCTCAgccgctcccaatcgctcccaaccactgaattccaaaagctgcttcccgcaagcgtttgcggttgtgGGCGTTTGcgtttggaatttttttttttttttgaaaaacttgaaacaaatcagtaataatgaaatatattttatatatatcttttacctaactattttattcattaaagatgggagaaaatgaaCTACGGATACgattgagaatattaaaaaataaacaattggaagaaaataagatttcaattaacaataacctggaaaacttgatgtaaatttaatggcacatcgcacataagttcaaaaaaaatctaaatagatatacatttcatcagaaatttaagtaaataagattatttgtgaaaaatataaaaacaaataacgaGTGACTCTTCTGAGCTCTCGCTTGATCATTACTACCGATGCAAATACTGCCCCACagaacttattgagtgtgtgagatttgagaaagaagatctacgatctaaaacatatgtttagttatttatcaaattacttgattaaagttttggtaaaaagtcaaatgcataaagtaataagtatttcactatgaaatttatttgtttttaaaataattattttagtatttttaacgaattttaattataaatcaagtttaataaagtttttgatattttaaaatatttatataattatatatcacatttatttatgttccaaccgctattgcacccgctggtcaaccagtcgtaaacctcccgcaaacgcaccaattttaaaccgctaaaccagtcgttcaaaacgcttaataacgcttgaaattGCAATctcccgcttccgcaatctcccgcaatcGCAACcacaaccgcagcgtttgaaccagtcaagCCCTAATTTAACCACCACCAACATTATTTTGATACTCCATTATATCGTAATGTTGGCTTTTAATGAACTGTCGAAACTGAACGGCGCAATTACTTGTATCTAGAAAAATTAGTACTagtaaataacttttaaaatattctcAAAACTTAAGTGTATGTggtagatttttttcttttgatattatatatttttttaatacatgtcgatgaatagaaaacaaaatacgaTATACGTTAtggaaaaataaagatttgaaAACATAATACGTGTGGTTTCAAGGAATTttctattcaaaaaaattatgtcgACGAATAACACAAGCTCACTATCAAACGAAAGAATAACACAAGTAATTAGAACTAGGAAACAAGTAAATTGATAAAGCAAATTTTGTTCTTATGGTAAAATGAATAATTCAATGACGCGTGTCCCACCAATAAGCACCACTCACTCTCAAGTCCTCAATATATACTTCACATACAATCCTTTCACTCTTATATATAAATACCACACAGTCACACACATTGTTTTAGAATGtaaataaaaacacaaccaaactGAGTAAAGAAGAGACActaaaccaagaaacaaaaatgggaTACGAAAGGCTCGGACCATCCGGAGCAACTGGTTCGGTCACGAAatccactactactactacagcTCCGATCTTAAACCAAGTTGCCACGTCATCACAACCGGAGAACAACCATcggagaagcaagaagaagctTGTAGTGTCATCAATCGTCTTAGCCATCGCACTCATCCTCGCCGCCGGGATATTCGCCGGAGTAAGATCACGTCTCAAACTAAACCAATCCGTCCCAGGCCTAGCTCGTAAACCAAGCCAAGCTATCTCTAAAGCTTGTGGGTTAACTCGTTTCCCCGAGTTATGCGTTGACTCACTCTTGGACTTCCCTGGCTCACTCGACGCTTCCTCCTCCAAAGATCTAATCCACGTGACGGTGAACATGACGCTTCACCACTTCAGCCACGCTCTCTActcatcctcctccttctccttcgtCGACATGCCGCCACGTGCTCGCTCAGCTTACGATGCTTGCGTCGAGCTGCTAGACGATTCAGTCGACGCGCTATCACGCGCGCTTTCCTCAGTCGCATCATCCTCAGCGAAGTCGCAAGACGTTACAACGTGGCTTAGCGCGGCTCTGACGAACCACGACACGTGCACAGAAGGTTTCGAAGACGTCGACGACGGTAAAGTGAAGGATCAGATGACGGCGGCGTTAAAGAATCTCTCGGAGCTAGTTAGCAACTGTCTCGCGATATTCTCGGCGAGTCACGAAGGAGACGATTTCGCCGGAGTGCCGATACAGAACAGGAGGCTGTTGGgagcggtggaggaggaggaaaaggACGAGAAGTTCCCGAGAtggatgaagagaagagagcgtGAGATATTGGAAATGCCGGTATCTCAGATACAAGCTGATATTATCGTCTCGAAAGACGGTAACGGCACGTGCAAAACCATATCGGAAGCTATCAAGAAAGCTCCTCAGAACAGTACTCGCCGGACTATCATCTACGTCAAGGCCGGAAGGTACATTTACCCTTTTACCCTTCGCATTTAccaatgtttttatattaatgACTGTTGCGTCCGTGAATGACGAAAGTGAATACTTAAAATACCTGTACGGAAGGTTTAATAATTGCGTATCTGACTCTTACTGTGATCTctgtgttttattatttttgttatttgggaaaaaaaagatatgaagaGAACAACCTCAAGGTCGGTAGGAAAAAGATAAATCTGATGTTCGTTGGAGATGGGAAGGGTAAAACTGTCATTTCAGGAGGGAAAAGCATATTTGACAACATTACTACTTTCCACACGGCGTCGTTTGGTGAGTTTTCTTAATAAACCTCACTCTTCCTTTTTACCATTACCTTTTTTCACTTTTTGGAACTCGTTTCAAATAATACAACAATAATGATAaatagtttaaactttaaagtgaAAACAAACACGTAGAACCAATGTTACtattgcaattaaaaaaaaatacaaggaaGATGTATAAACTGATACACTAATCTTTTGAAGATCTTTTTAGTgccataaaagaaaattttaaagatcTTTTTGTGTTGATTAAAATCTTAAAAGGGAGCTACACGGTGGTCAACATTTATGATATAATAaatgttccttttcttttgccgtggtttaatatatactttttgatatacatatttttttttactgaaaagggtattttattaatatataaaagttaaggaatgaagaatatatatatactttgagGAGAATTACTGGAATCAGATACGTGAAGAGGGGCCATGAGCTAGGCTGTCTATAGATATCGGATTGATAGgggttttttataaaaaaaaagtgtctgaTTTTAGATTCTCTTAAATTCAGAAATTTTTACGAATATTAGTTGTCTTTTCACCACTTGTGTGTTTATATTCTTTCATATGAATTATGGACCACTAAAAGAAAgctatatattttatgtaaaacttgtaaatagtagtagtagtaatgtACTCGAACCAGTAACAAAGTCAATATAATGGACCactaattttttgtaaaatagtgATATTTGATTCCTTTTTTCCTGTTTTGGTATTTTCTCAAACTTTTTCGCCGAAGGCACACTCAGTaatccatttttaaaattatatattttcttttagtcgTTTCTTTCATATAAACCAGTTTTGAAACAAACGTCATTTACCCATTTTCGACCACTTCGGCTAAAGAAGAACCTTCTTACCGCAGACTGAAACTTTAATTTACTTTTGACCAACTTTTCTATCGCGCATGCTTGTTAAGACTTAAGACCTAAGTTGTAGTTCTTACGTAAGTTTACTTGTTATGTTCTAGTCTTCTAGAGAAAACCATGATATGGTTCTTCGAAAAccattgaaaattcaaaatcaatcaTCATATAAACtatcataaaaatctaaacaaatgtACTTGTTTGGGAAGTTCTAGTTTAGCAACAGTTTCGGTTCGGCTCagtattttagaaaacttcAATTTGATCTGATCTTATAATGCTTTCTCGGTAGCAGTATACACCTATTTATTGGATTGACTTTTCCATATGATTACGATTGAATTCGGTTAGGTAAAACACACTAACACTGAATCGGACATCCTATGTGATGCTGCCGCTTATCCAACTACAACTCACATGCATGTTGTTGTGGTTCTTATGTTCATTAAATACACACAACTCAAATCATAGAACattcttttgataaaaaaattgtttaaatacTACTTTACATTCATCTTCTATGCCATTTCCTAAATACCCACATCCACTTACGCTCATAAATAAATGCATACTTGATACTCTATATATGTATGCATTGCATATATGTACACACACGCACACATGAAAATACAGATATGCAAACACAAATAGAAGAATATGAGCGTATCGTAAGGTTCGAAGTTAGGCCGCGCAATTACTGACCacacatatttgtatataaaaaaacatgcatGATGGGAGACAGAGAAGAGTAGCAtttattaacatatatagttGGAGGTGGGTCATGGCTCATTATTTAGTTGAACGCGTTAGAGACCACTAGCTCActagttttgttaatttgcaTACAACATTTCTAGGTAACGACATTTCTCGCATActagtttttactttaattacatataaatatttatttgaaatgGTTTCGTCTGACTGCATTTGTTGCGTCTATATTTAGCCCTTAAACATGTACATGTAGTTTTTGGAcctttctaaatatttttatttaaagagtTAGTAAAGCACAAAACATAATTatgctttttcttgttttgttttttttttttccagctgCGACGGGAGCTGGATTTATTGCAAGGGACATCACATTCGAAAATTGGGCCGGTCCAGCAAAGCACCAAGCCGTGGCTCTCCGCATTGGAGCTGATCACGCGGTGATCTACCGATGCAATATAATCGGTTACCAAGACACACTTTACGTCCATTCAAACCGCCAATTCTTTCGTGAATGCGATATCTACGGTACTGTCGATTTTATCTTCGGGAATGCAGCTGTGGTGCTTCAAAACTGTAGCATCTACGCACGTAAACCCATGGATCTTCAGAAAAACACAATCACGGCTCAAAACAGAAAAGACCCGAACCAAAACACGGGAATATCGATACATGCGTCAAGGGTTTTAGCCACATCCGATCTCCAAACGACAAACGGTAGTATCCAAACATTTCTAGGCCGACCGTGGAAGCTATTCTCTAGGACGGTGTATATGATGTCGTATATCGGTGGTCATGTACACACGAGAGGTTGGCTCGAGTGGAACACAACATTTGCTTTAGATACGTTATACTACGGAGAGTATATGAACAGTGGACCGGGGTCAGGTCTCGGGCAACGAGTGAAGTGGCCTGGGTATCGAGTCATCAATTCAACTGCCGAGGCAAACCGGTTCACGGTGGCAGAATTTATATACGGTTCGTCGTGGTTGCCTTCGACCGGAGTTTCGTTCTTGGCCGGATTAAACATATAGATAGAGAAAACTGAAATGCTTATGTTTTTTCCGATGAATTGTTTCATTCTTACTGGTCCTTATATTAATGGACATATATCATTAatcctataaatatatatatattttaacttttaattgtaTTTTCTCAAGAGGTATTATTCAATAAGATCGTCTCGAGGGTAATTCCATTATTTTTCTTGGCAAGATCTATGATCCAACTCGATCGGTGGGATTACCACCATACAAAATTTTTTAACTAGTTTGAATTACATACATTTTGTCcttaaaacgaaaataaaataaaatttacttttaattattttgtgtgtgtgtgtgacaaCAAAACGAGAGCTAAAAAGTCCAGCGacattattttcttgaaaaCCGACTAAATGGGGTCGAAAAGACTGACTATTAAACACGAATTGTATTCAAACAGTTTAATATTgcttttaaaacaataatttcaagcatataaaaaacaaataagtatgAATTGGATGTGTCGGTGCTGATGTGGTGGTGAGAGCGACTGAAAGAGGAACCGAATAGGTCACGGCCGATGACCGACACTGACAGNTTTATTTGAAATGGTTTCGTCTGACTGCATTTGTTGCGTCTATATTTAGCCCTTAAACATGTACATGTAGTTTTTGGAcctttctaaatatttttatttaaagagtTAGTAAAGCACAAAACATAATTatgctttttcttgttttgttttttttttttccagctgCGACGGGAGCTGGATTTATTGCAAGGGACATCACATTCGAAAATTGGGCCGGTCCAGCAAAGCACCAAGCCGTGGCTCTCCGCATTGGAGCTGATCACGCGGTGATCTACCGATGCAATATAATCGGTTACCAAGACACACTTTACGTCCATTCAAACCGCCAATTCTTTCGTGAATGCGATATCTACGGTACTGTCGATTTTATCTTCGGGAATGCAGCTGTGGTGCTTCAAAACTGTAGCATCTACGCACGTAAACCCATGGATCTTCAGAAAAACACAATCACGGCTCAAAACAGAAAAGACCCGAACCAAAACACGGGAATATCGATACATGCGTCAAGGGTTTTAGCCACATCCGATCTCCAAACGACAAACGGTAGTATCCAAACATTTCTAGGCCGACCGTGGAAGCTATTCTCTAGGACGGTGTATATGATGTCGTATATCGGTGGTCATGTACACACGAGAGGTTGGCTCGAGTGGAACACAACATTTGCTTTAGATACGTTATACTACGGAGAGTATATGAACAGTGGACCGGGGTCAGGTCTCGGGCAACGAGT from Camelina sativa cultivar DH55 chromosome 9, Cs, whole genome shotgun sequence encodes:
- the LOC104711429 gene encoding probable pectinesterase/pectinesterase inhibitor 34, with product MGYERLGPSGATGSVTKSTTTTTAPILNQVATSSQPENNHRRSKKKLVVSSIVLAIALILAAGIFAGVRSRLKLNQSVPGLARKPSQAISKACGLTRFPELCVDSLLDFPGSLDASSSKDLIHVTVNMTLHHFSHALYSSSSFSFVDMPPRARSAYDACVELLDDSVDALSRALSSVASSSAKSQDVTTWLSAALTNHDTCTEGFEDVDDGKVKDQMTAALKNLSELVSNCLAIFSASHEGDDFAGVPIQNRRLLGAVEEEEKDEKFPRWMKRREREILEMPVSQIQADIIVSKDGNGTCKTISEAIKKAPQNSTRRTIIYVKAGRYEENNLKVGRKKINLMFVGDGKGKTVISGGKSIFDNITTFHTASFAATGAGFIARDITFENWAGPAKHQAVALRIGADHAVIYRCNIIGYQDTLYVHSNRQFFRECDIYGTVDFIFGNAAVVLQNCSIYARKPMDLQKNTITAQNRKDPNQNTGISIHASRVLATSDLQTTNGSIQTFLGRPWKLFSRTVYMMSYIGGHVHTRGWLEWNTTFALDTLYYGEYMNSGPGSGLGQRVKWPGYRVINSTAEANRFTVAEFIYGSSWLPSTGVSFLAGLNI
- the LOC104711428 gene encoding probable pectinesterase/pectinesterase inhibitor 34; this translates as MLFLVLFFFFPAATGAGFIARDITFENWAGPAKHQAVALRIGADHAVIYRCNIIGYQDTLYVHSNRQFFRECDIYGTVDFIFGNAAVVLQNCSIYARKPMDLQKNTITAQNRKDPNQNTGISIHASRVLATSDLQTTNGSIQTFLGRPWKLFSRTVYMMSYIGGHVHTRGWLEWNTTFALDTLYYGEYMNSGPGSGLGQRVKWPGYRVINSTAEANRFTVAEFIYGSSWLPSTGVSFLAGLNI